In Oryzias melastigma strain HK-1 unplaced genomic scaffold, ASM292280v2 sc00891, whole genome shotgun sequence, the genomic window TGGGATTCGTGCAGAAATTTCAGTTTGAACACCCAGTCTGAAGGAGCCACTGGTTTCCCATTTGTTTACCAAGGTAATCGTCTCTGAAAAAGTAACTGTTTTTGTAACTttactgctgctgttgttgGAAACTTCTGTTACTTTAACTGTCTCTGGATGGCTGTCTGTGATTATACCTTTGTCTATGTCATACTTCACTTCTGAGATCTCTTGACTCCTAAAATCTGTGTTGTAAGTCAGGACCTGATAGTTATTGTGTGGATATTCTTTACCTTCCCAGGGTAAATAAAAAGATTGAAGCTCTGGTCTCACTTTTCCCAGGCCATCCTTGTTCCTCCCTACATAAATTTCAGGGGAATAAGCAGACTGAACTGCATTTTCAGGTACTGAACCATTAGAAGCATCCCTCCAAACAAGATCTTCAAAATCATCTTCATTGACGAAGATTTCAAATGAGCCATCCTTCCACTCTTTGCGATCGAATGGATAGTAGCAATAGGGTCCTTTGTTTGGATTGTAGTAACCACATTCACCTCGACTTGTGGGTCTGCTCACATATTGGGTCCCGTTTTTTGTGTGAATACCCACAGCTCCTCCCGGAAGAGATCCATCCCAGGTCTTCCAGTAGAGTTTCTTGGTTATTTCATACATGATGAGCAGAAATAGGATCAGCAGAGCGTGGAGAAAAAGCGGGCTGATAGTAAAACGCTGTTTGAGTCTTTATCGTCCAGAGTCAGAATGAGActgcaaaagagaaaagaaatgagGATTGAGGGAGGCTGTGCTGGATGTTGTTTCCTGATGGAAGATGTTAGCATTGACAAGCTTACTGGAGGACATAAATGAGGCCATCAGCTCTGGAGGAATACCAACAAACCTCAAGAGTGGGACACAGATCTCTTCCAACACCACTTACCTGACAGCTTTGTGCTAAGTTTACACCTCGCTTCTTA contains:
- the LOC112141888 gene encoding natterin-4-like gives rise to the protein MYEITKKLYWKTWDGSLPGGAVGIHTKNGTQYVSRPTSRGECGYYNPNKGPYCYYPFDRKEWKDGSFEIFVNEDDFEDLVWRDASNGSVPENAVQSAYSPEIYVGRNKDGLGKVRPELQSFYLPWEGKEYPHNNYQVLTYNTDFRSQEISEVKYDIDKGIITDSHPETVKVTEVSNNSSSKVTKTVTFSETITLVNKWETSGSFRLGVQTEISARIPSVVEGKITVSTETTHTEAKTGSMTKTKEFSETLSLDVLPNKTAKISLVAYKCKLNIPFTACLSRTYSNGKKTKTNISGTYTGVEVDNVKAVITDC